The Salvia miltiorrhiza cultivar Shanhuang (shh) chromosome 1, IMPLAD_Smil_shh, whole genome shotgun sequence genome has a window encoding:
- the LOC131007325 gene encoding uncharacterized protein LOC131007325 yields the protein MDPISHRNKDTPWKFVVDTAMNIVNARKGKKFKKTASWDVVKGPIQPDASQCGFYVMKFMKEIVARYELNAYTSLSSMFKNVKTYTRAEIDDIREEWATFVIKHVFD from the exons ATGGATCCAATTTCTCATCGGAATAAAGATACCCCATGGAAATTCGTCGTTGACAC TGCGATGAATATTGTGAATGCACGCAAGggaaaaaaattcaagaaaacGGCAAGTTGGGATGTGGTTAAG GGTCCTATCCAGCCTGATGCATCTCAATGTGGATTTTATGTCATGAAGTTCATGAAAGAGATCGTAGCACGCTATGAACTTAATGCCTACACGTCTCTATCATCGATG TTTAAGAATGTTAAGACATACACCAGAGCTGAAATCGATGATATTCGTGAGGAATGGGCAACATTTGTGATAAAGCATGTGTTTGATTGA